The following coding sequences are from one Novosphingobium sp. KACC 22771 window:
- a CDS encoding gluconate 2-dehydrogenase subunit 3 family protein — protein sequence MASRREVMAGAAIFALVTGLPVPAMAASPSPRIALLLRTVAQIVIPRSDTPGAGDVGVGAFLTLAFAHGLDGTGEPIRHDLWLEQELNRRAGRDFLALPPTQQARIVAQLDAEAFPAGPPPATPSPWVAIKGLILTGYYTSEAGASKELQYNLIPGRWDADIPLKPGDRAFSSDWTAVEFG from the coding sequence ATGGCAAGCCGGCGCGAGGTCATGGCCGGGGCGGCGATTTTCGCGCTGGTCACCGGCCTGCCGGTTCCGGCCATGGCGGCGTCGCCATCGCCCCGCATCGCCCTTTTGCTCAGGACCGTGGCCCAGATCGTGATCCCGCGCAGCGACACGCCCGGCGCAGGCGATGTCGGCGTGGGGGCCTTCCTGACGCTGGCTTTTGCCCATGGGCTGGATGGGACGGGCGAACCGATCCGCCATGACCTGTGGCTGGAGCAGGAATTGAACCGCCGCGCGGGCCGCGACTTCCTCGCCCTGCCCCCCACGCAGCAGGCCAGGATCGTAGCGCAACTGGACGCCGAGGCCTTTCCCGCCGGGCCGCCGCCCGCGACGCCCAGCCCTTGGGTGGCGATCAAGGGGCTGATCCTGACCGGCTATTACACCAGCGAGGCCGGGGCCTCGAAGGAATTGCAATATAACCTTATTCCGGGCCGCTGGGATGCCGACATCCCGCTCAAGCCCGGCGACCGCGCCTTTTCCAGCGACTGGACCGCGGTGGAGTTTGGATGA
- a CDS encoding family 1 glycosylhydrolase yields MDRRSMLAGTAALAATPAFAVKPKPLDPAFPRGFLWGAATAGHQIEGNNTNSDQWLLENVTPTITGAPSGDAINSFEMWREDLDLAQSIGLNAYRFSLEWARIEPEPGMVSLAMLNHYKAIIDGCRARGLAPVVTFNHYTTPRWFAAMGGWTHAQAPELFAKFCDRAMRHMGANIAVALTLNEPNLARLLPLVMPPQFLDGLRANLAAAARAANVPRFMVANTVPPEDVPAVTTGMIRGHRLARAAIKAIRPDLPVGFSFAMADDQAATQDSMRDAMRQKLYGDWLEVAREDDFVAIQNYERILWGPKGRLPAPDGAMRNFRGAEVYPPSLAGAARYAHAATGKPVLITEHGVGTDDDTLRVRLIREALPPLRQAMADGVPVLGYIHWTLMDNYEWGAGIGHGAFGLASVDPVTFARKAKPSAGVLGAMAKANSL; encoded by the coding sequence ATGGATCGCCGTTCGATGCTGGCTGGCACCGCCGCGCTGGCCGCAACGCCAGCCTTTGCGGTCAAACCAAAGCCGCTCGATCCCGCCTTCCCCAGGGGCTTTTTGTGGGGCGCGGCCACGGCCGGGCATCAGATCGAGGGCAACAACACCAATTCGGACCAGTGGCTGCTGGAAAATGTCACGCCCACGATCACCGGCGCGCCTTCGGGCGATGCGATCAACAGTTTCGAAATGTGGCGCGAGGATCTCGATCTGGCGCAATCCATTGGCCTCAACGCCTATCGCTTCAGCCTGGAATGGGCGCGCATAGAGCCTGAGCCGGGCATGGTCTCGCTGGCCATGCTCAACCATTACAAGGCGATCATCGATGGTTGCCGAGCGCGCGGATTGGCCCCGGTGGTCACGTTCAACCATTACACCACCCCGCGCTGGTTTGCCGCGATGGGTGGTTGGACCCATGCGCAGGCGCCCGAACTCTTTGCCAAGTTCTGCGACCGGGCGATGCGCCATATGGGCGCGAATATCGCGGTGGCGCTGACGCTCAACGAGCCCAATCTGGCCCGCCTGCTGCCTTTGGTGATGCCGCCGCAATTCCTCGACGGGCTGCGCGCCAATCTGGCCGCTGCGGCGCGGGCGGCCAATGTCCCGCGCTTTATGGTGGCCAACACCGTGCCGCCCGAGGATGTGCCCGCCGTTACCACCGGGATGATCCGGGGCCACCGTCTGGCCCGCGCGGCGATCAAGGCGATCCGCCCCGATCTGCCGGTCGGCTTCAGCTTTGCCATGGCCGACGATCAGGCCGCGACCCAGGATTCCATGCGCGATGCCATGCGGCAAAAGCTCTACGGCGACTGGCTGGAAGTGGCGCGCGAGGATGATTTCGTCGCGATCCAGAATTACGAGCGCATCCTGTGGGGCCCCAAAGGCCGCCTGCCCGCGCCCGATGGCGCCATGCGCAATTTCCGGGGGGCCGAGGTCTATCCGCCCTCACTGGCGGGCGCGGCGCGCTATGCCCATGCCGCCACGGGCAAGCCGGTGCTCATCACCGAGCATGGCGTGGGCACCGATGATGACACTCTGCGCGTCCGCCTGATCCGCGAGGCGCTGCCGCCGCTGCGTCAGGCGATGGCAGACGGCGTGCCGGTGCTGGGCTATATCCACTGGACGCTGATGGACAATTATGAATGGGGCGCAGGGATCGGCCATGGCGCCTTCGGCCTCGCCTCGGTCGATCCGGTCACTTTCGCACGCAAGGCCAAGCCGAGCGCAGGCGTGCTGGGCGCAATGGCAAAGGCCAACTCGCTCTGA
- a CDS encoding alpha/beta hydrolase, with amino-acid sequence MTSIRQSIAAMGQGLGPDVLEACRQLFAPEQEALAAAVPVAARDLAYGPHERHRLDLYGAAEGALKPVLLFVHGGAFVMGDKGDTSWPNAAVGRMAAQRGWIGAVMNYRLAPDHLWPAGSEDVAAAVDFLRATVAEHGGDPDRIVVMGTSAGAVHVSGFLKLRTDHGDLVRGAVLLSGLYGCTPLDPKDERYYGTGDYAAMSPLAAVVESEIPLLVACSQYDPARFQAEFLGLMQARLARHGAMPRAILLPGHNHYTMAMHLGTSDTRLEEEIAAFLEDIL; translated from the coding sequence ATGACATCCATCCGCCAATCCATCGCCGCCATGGGTCAGGGCCTTGGCCCCGATGTGCTGGAGGCTTGCCGCCAATTGTTCGCGCCGGAGCAGGAAGCGCTGGCCGCCGCCGTGCCGGTGGCGGCGCGCGATCTGGCCTATGGGCCACATGAAAGGCATAGGCTGGATCTGTATGGCGCGGCAGAGGGAGCGTTGAAGCCCGTCCTGCTCTTTGTCCACGGCGGCGCCTTTGTCATGGGCGACAAGGGCGACACGAGTTGGCCCAACGCCGCCGTTGGACGCATGGCGGCGCAGCGCGGCTGGATCGGGGCCGTGATGAACTATCGCCTCGCCCCGGATCACCTCTGGCCCGCGGGCAGCGAGGATGTGGCCGCCGCGGTTGATTTCCTGCGTGCGACGGTGGCCGAACATGGCGGCGATCCCGACCGGATCGTGGTCATGGGCACTTCAGCGGGCGCGGTGCATGTCAGCGGATTTTTGAAACTGCGCACCGATCATGGCGATCTGGTGCGCGGCGCGGTGCTGCTTTCAGGCCTGTATGGCTGCACCCCGCTCGATCCAAAGGACGAGCGTTATTACGGGACGGGCGATTATGCCGCGATGTCACCGCTTGCGGCTGTGGTGGAAAGCGAGATCCCGCTGCTGGTGGCCTGCTCGCAATATGACCCGGCGCGGTTTCAGGCCGAATTCCTTGGCCTGATGCAGGCGCGTTTGGCCCGGCATGGCGCCATGCCGCGCGCGATCCTGCTGCCGGGCCACAACCATTACACGATGGCGATGCATCTGGGCACGTCCGACACGCGCCTTGAGGAAGAAATCGCCGCATTCCTGGAGGATATTTTGTAA
- a CDS encoding TetR/AcrR family transcriptional regulator, with protein MTKDVALSTALRAPVQGRSKASYERMLAAAEALMAAAGSDDFTLQEVSKKGKVSIGSIYNRFESKDALLHAVQLRVLERVDRRMGAMLEEARNGAKTLDQLVVALTRAVGETLKENADIMRPLMLRATNDPLVAATGKASFAATANAVKDALLLHASEMKQPDPLRAVDSVFRILYATIARYLGFGSATTAAWEGDWDILLQDLSRMIAAFLVTPPSF; from the coding sequence ATGACCAAGGATGTTGCCCTCTCCACCGCCCTGCGCGCGCCTGTTCAAGGCCGGTCCAAGGCATCGTATGAACGCATGTTGGCAGCGGCCGAAGCGCTGATGGCAGCGGCGGGCTCGGATGATTTCACGCTTCAGGAAGTGAGCAAGAAGGGCAAGGTCTCGATCGGCTCGATCTACAACCGGTTTGAAAGCAAGGACGCCTTGCTCCATGCGGTGCAACTGCGCGTGCTCGAACGGGTGGATCGCCGGATGGGCGCGATGCTGGAGGAGGCTCGCAATGGCGCCAAGACGCTTGACCAGCTGGTCGTGGCGCTGACCCGCGCGGTGGGCGAAACGCTGAAGGAAAACGCCGATATCATGCGCCCGCTGATGCTGCGCGCCACCAATGATCCGCTGGTGGCGGCCACGGGCAAGGCCTCGTTTGCCGCCACCGCCAATGCCGTCAAGGACGCGCTGCTGCTGCATGCCTCCGAGATGAAGCAGCCCGATCCGCTGCGCGCGGTCGATTCGGTCTTTCGCATCCTTTACGCCACGATTGCCCGCTATCTTGGCTTTGGTTCGGCCACGACCGCGGCATGGGAAGGCGATTGGGACATCTTGCTTCAGGATCTTTCGCGCATGATCGCCGCCTTTCTGGTCACCCCGCCCAGCTTTTGA